In Corvus cornix cornix isolate S_Up_H32 chromosome 4A, ASM73873v5, whole genome shotgun sequence, one genomic interval encodes:
- the PGK1 gene encoding phosphoglycerate kinase 1: MSLSNKLTLDKVDVKGKRVVMRVDFNVPMKDHKITNNQRIKAAVPTIKHCLDHGAKSVVLMSHLGRPDGVPMPDKFSLAPVAVELKALLGRDVLFLKDCVGAEVENACANPAAGSVILLENLRFHVEEEGKGKDASGNKIKAEPAKVEAFRASLSKLGDVYVNDAFGTAHRAHSSMVGVNLPQKAAGFLMKKELDYFAKALESPERPFLAILGGAKVQDKIQLINNMLDKVNEMIIGGGMAFTFLKVLNNMEIGNSLFDEEGSKIVKDLMAKAEKNGVKITLPVDFITADKFDENAQTGEATVASGIPAGWMGLDCGPESVKKFVEVVGRAKQIVWNGPVGVFEWDKFAKGTKALMDKVVEVTGKGCITIIGGGDTATCCAKWNTEDKVSHVSTGGGASLELLEGKVLPGVDALSNV; this comes from the exons ATGTCTCTCTCTAACAAACTCACTCTGGACAAGGTGGACGTGAAGGGCAAGCGCGTCGTCATGAG ggttGACTTCAATGTTCCAATGAAGGATCACAAAATAACCAACAATCAGAG AATCAAGGCAGCTGTTCCTACCATCAAGCACTGCTTGGACCATGGGGCCAAGTCCGTGGTTCTCATGAGTCACCTGGGTCGCCCGGATGGTGTCCCCATGCCTGACAAGTTCTCCTTGGCCCCAGTAGCTGTGGAGCTGAAGGCACTCCTGGGCAG GGATGTCTTGTTCCTGAAGGATTGTGTTGGTGCTGAGGTGGAGAACGCTTGTGCTaatcctgctgctggctcagtcATCCTGCTAGAGAACCTCCGATTCCATGttgaagaggaagggaaagggaaggatgCTTCAGGGAACAAG atcAAGGCTGAGCCTGCAAAAGTGGAGGCTTTCAGAGCCTCTCTTTCCAAACTGGGAGACGTCTATGTCAATGATGCTTTTGGTACGGCCCACCGAGCTCACAG CTCCATGGTAGGTGTCAATCTGCCTCAGAAGGCTGCTGGCTTCCTGATGAAGAAAGAACTGGATTATTTTGCCAAGGCCCTAGAGAGTCCAGAGAGACCCTTCTTGGCAATTCTTGGAGG AGCCAAAGTTCAGGATAAGATCCAGCTGATCAATAACATGCTGGATAAGGTCAATGAGATGATCATTGGTGGTGGAATGGCGTTCACCTTCCTCAAAGTGCTCAACAACATGGAG ATTGGCAACTCTCTGTTTGATGAAGAGGGATCAAAAATTGTCAAGGACCTGATGGCCAAGGCAGAGAAGAACGGTGTAAAGATCACTCTGCCTGTTGACTTCATCACTGCTGACAAATTTGATGAGAATGCACAGACTGGGGAAGCCACAGTGGCTTCAGGCATTCCTGCTGGCTGGATG GGCCTGGACTGCGGCCCTGAGAGTGTGAAGAAGTTTGTAGAAGTTGTGGGAAGGGCCAAGCAAATTGTGTGGAACGGTCCAGTTGGGGTCTTTGAGTGGGACAAGTTTGCCAAAGGAACCAAAGCCCTGATGGACAAAGTGGTAGAAGTAACTGGAAAAGGCTGCATCACCATTATTG GTGGTGGAGATACAGCTACTTGCTGTGCCAAGTGGAACACTGAGGATAAAGTCAGCCATGTCAGCACAGGAGGTGgtgccagcctggagctgctaGAGG GTAAGGTTCTCCCTGGTGTGGATGCCTTGAGCAACGTGTAG